ACGTCCTCTCCGCCGACGctggcgtcctcctcctccacgtctCCCACTGGCCCTTCGTCGGCTTCGACCTGGACCGCAACCCCCAGGGCATCCTCCTCGTGGCGCGTGACTTCCTCCCGGCTGACACAGCCGCCGGGCGCAGCGAGCCCACGGCCACTGCCGTGCGCGTCCCCGACCGCGCTCGGCCCGACCATCCCGGCATTGCGAACATCAAGAACGTCGGCCTTGTCTCCCTCCCTGGCAGTGGCGGCACCGAGTACGTGGTCGCCGAGCTCCGCCTCGCCTCCCTCCCCAGCGGTGACGGCAAAGatgaccgcgccaccctgctctcCTTCCGCTCGGGCACGGACGCGTGGGTCGAGAGGGATCTGAGGTGTCCCTTCATGTCCGGCCGGCGCTGGATGTGGTCCTCCCACGACGTGGTCGCCCACGACGGGAAGCTCTGGTGGGTCAACCTCGTGTGGGGGCTCCTCGGCTGCGACCCTTTCGCGGACGAACCGGTGCTGAGCCACGTGGTCCTCCCGGATGCGTTCCCCCTCGTATACACGGCGGAGCTGCGGCAGAACATCGAGAGCAGCCGCATGGTGAGGGTGAGCCAGGGCAAGGTGCGGTTCGTGGATATCACCCGTGCGCGCATCGACCCCCCTGAGGAGACGCTGGTGATCATCTGGACGCTGATATTTGGTCCGTCCGGCTACACGTGGTGGAAGCAGCAGTGCTCGACGAGCCTGGCGATCATCTGGGCAAGCGACAGCTACAAGGCGACAGGGATGCCGGAGGAGGTGCCAGTGCTCGCGCTCGTGCACCCCAGCAACCCCGACGTGGTATACTTCTTCCTGGAGCAGTACCTCTTCGGCGTCAACGTGTCCCAGTGCATGGTCATGGAGTTCGTTCACGAGCCCTGCGACCTGGTCGAGGTGATCGCCGGGCacaggccgccgccgccgatcagTTGGCGCTACATCCTCGCTTGGCAGCTGCCACCTTCGCTTGTCAATGGTAAGACGTATTTTCATGCTTAATTTGGATTCTATGA
The sequence above is drawn from the Phragmites australis chromosome 10, lpPhrAust1.1, whole genome shotgun sequence genome and encodes:
- the LOC133883598 gene encoding uncharacterized protein LOC133883598, which codes for MASSSSSPPAPLWVILGRVALVQDNTIEDPGDLSVALAVPPRVSTLTVPMSVHPKPDDTDKHPYVLSADAGVLLLHVSHWPFVGFDLDRNPQGILLVARDFLPADTAAGRSEPTATAVRVPDRARPDHPGIANIKNVGLVSLPGSGGTEYVVAELRLASLPSGDGKDDRATLLSFRSGTDAWVERDLRCPFMSGRRWMWSSHDVVAHDGKLWWVNLVWGLLGCDPFADEPVLSHVVLPDAFPLVYTAELRQNIESSRMVRVSQGKVRFVDITRARIDPPEETLVIIWTLIFGPSGYTWWKQQCSTSLAIIWASDSYKATGMPEEVPVLALVHPSNPDVVYFFLEQYLFGVNVSQCMVMEFVHEPCDLVEVIAGHRPPPPISWRYILAWQLPPSLVNALDNQMDEDGASHVEGCDSSFVTAIPDRNAAIPNLNE